Proteins from a single region of Chloroherpeton thalassium ATCC 35110:
- the hslV gene encoding ATP-dependent protease subunit HslV: MRATTVIGVLRNGKAALGSDGQMTYGNTILKHSTTKIRKMHDGKIIVGFAGATADALTLLERFEEKLQAYGGRLDRSAVELAKEWRMDKYLRRLEAMLAVVSREKALIISGTGDVIEPEDGIVAIGSGSMYALSAARALLKHTNCDAKTIVEESLNIAGEICIYTNTNIQIQEIV; this comes from the coding sequence ATGCGCGCGACAACCGTCATTGGTGTTTTGCGAAATGGAAAAGCGGCGCTTGGCAGCGACGGACAAATGACTTATGGCAATACGATCTTAAAACATTCGACGACAAAAATCAGAAAAATGCACGATGGCAAAATCATTGTGGGTTTTGCGGGCGCAACTGCCGACGCATTAACTTTGTTGGAGCGATTTGAAGAAAAACTTCAAGCGTACGGCGGTCGTTTAGATCGTTCCGCTGTTGAGCTGGCCAAAGAATGGCGCATGGATAAATATTTGCGCCGCCTGGAAGCCATGCTGGCTGTGGTTTCGCGCGAAAAAGCGTTGATTATTTCTGGAACGGGCGATGTGATTGAACCGGAAGATGGCATTGTGGCCATCGGAAGTGGCAGCATGTACGCGCTTTCTGCTGCACGCGCGCTCTTGAAACACACCAACTGCGATGCAAAAACCATTGTGGAAGAATCGTTGAACATTGCCGGTGAAATCTGCATTTACACCAATACTAATATTCAAATTCAAGAAATTGTTTAA
- the hslU gene encoding ATP-dependent protease ATPase subunit HslU, translating to MTETGDERDNKIPEHFLTPSQIVKELDKYIIGQREAKKSVAIALRNRLRRQRVEGALRDEIMPNNIIMIGPTGVGKTEIARRLAKLSGAPFVKVEASKFTEVGYVGRDVESMIRDLMDLAVGMVRSEQSVVVQEKAKQLAEERILDILLPPVKKIPAGFKKQQSAETDADTDEDKTENEINDRSREKMRDRLRNGKLDDKTIELEVSSDSQGMMQILGPFGPMEDIGGMMQDIISGLPKKRKKRRVTISEAKVILEQEETQKLIDMDAVVKEATQRVENSGIVFIDEIDKIASSSTGNGRSPDVSREGVQRDLLPIVEGSNVATKYGLVKTDHVLFIASGAFHVAKPSDLIPELQGRFPIRVELKSLQEDDFVKILTQPENALIKQYTALLKTENVELEFLEDGIQEIARIAAQVNESVENIGARRLHTIMTTLLEELMFNIPENIPDNKIVVDKAMVESRLSDIAKDRDLSRYIL from the coding sequence ATGACGGAAACGGGTGACGAACGCGACAATAAAATTCCAGAACATTTTCTGACGCCGAGTCAAATTGTTAAGGAGTTAGACAAGTACATTATTGGACAACGCGAAGCGAAAAAATCAGTAGCCATTGCGCTCAGAAATCGGCTTCGCCGCCAGCGCGTTGAAGGCGCGCTTCGCGACGAAATTATGCCAAACAACATCATCATGATTGGCCCCACCGGTGTTGGCAAAACGGAAATTGCACGCCGCTTGGCAAAGCTTTCTGGCGCTCCGTTCGTCAAAGTTGAGGCATCAAAATTTACCGAAGTGGGATATGTCGGTCGCGATGTTGAATCCATGATTCGCGACTTGATGGATTTGGCCGTTGGCATGGTCAGAAGCGAGCAATCAGTTGTGGTTCAGGAAAAAGCAAAACAGCTGGCCGAAGAACGCATTCTGGACATTTTACTGCCGCCCGTGAAAAAAATTCCGGCTGGATTTAAAAAGCAACAATCGGCTGAAACAGACGCGGACACAGACGAGGATAAAACGGAAAACGAAATCAACGACAGAAGCCGCGAAAAAATGAGAGACCGATTGAGAAATGGCAAGCTCGACGATAAAACCATTGAGCTGGAAGTTTCTTCTGATTCGCAAGGCATGATGCAAATTCTCGGCCCTTTTGGTCCAATGGAAGACATCGGCGGAATGATGCAGGATATTATCAGCGGTTTGCCGAAAAAACGAAAAAAACGTCGCGTGACCATTTCCGAAGCCAAAGTTATTCTTGAGCAAGAAGAAACCCAGAAGCTTATCGACATGGATGCGGTGGTCAAAGAAGCCACGCAGCGCGTTGAAAATTCAGGCATTGTCTTTATCGATGAGATCGACAAAATTGCGTCCAGTTCCACCGGAAATGGGCGTAGCCCGGATGTCAGCCGCGAAGGCGTTCAGCGCGATTTGCTTCCCATTGTGGAAGGCTCGAATGTGGCAACCAAATATGGCCTGGTGAAAACCGACCATGTTTTGTTCATCGCATCTGGCGCGTTTCATGTAGCCAAACCATCGGACTTAATTCCTGAACTTCAAGGACGATTTCCAATTCGTGTTGAACTGAAAAGTTTGCAGGAAGATGATTTCGTCAAAATTCTCACGCAACCAGAAAATGCCTTGATTAAGCAATACACGGCGCTGTTGAAAACAGAAAACGTGGAGCTGGAATTTTTGGAAGATGGCATTCAGGAAATTGCACGAATCGCAGCCCAAGTCAATGAGTCAGTTGAAAATATTGGCGCTCGGCGCTTGCACACCATTATGACAACGTTGCTGGAAGAACTGATGTTTAATATTCCTGAAAACATTCCAGACAACAAAATCGTAGTGGACAAAGCGATGGTCGAAAGCCGGTTGAGTGATATTGCCAAAGATAGAGACCTAAGCCGATATATTTTATAA
- a CDS encoding Bax inhibitor-1/YccA family protein, which produces METRPFYYNPGYSQVSADVQNRVINQVFVWMALGLALTAGTAFATASSEAMMQLVFGNPIVFFGLIIAEFGLVVGVSAAINRLSLAAATGLFFLYSALNGVTLASIFMVYSLGSIGGVFLVTAGTFGAMSLYGLTTKRDLTKIGSLAFMALIGIIIAGVVNMFLHSSVLSLIVSLIGLVVFIGLTAYDTQKIKEMAAMTNDGESEGKVAVLGALSLYLDFINLFLILLRLFGGGKDE; this is translated from the coding sequence ATGGAAACAAGACCCTTTTATTATAATCCGGGATACTCACAAGTTTCGGCTGATGTTCAAAATCGAGTGATCAACCAAGTATTTGTGTGGATGGCACTTGGCTTGGCACTTACCGCCGGAACAGCTTTTGCAACGGCCAGCTCTGAGGCCATGATGCAACTCGTATTCGGCAACCCGATTGTTTTTTTCGGGCTCATCATTGCTGAATTTGGCTTGGTTGTTGGCGTGAGTGCGGCCATCAACCGTTTGTCGCTTGCGGCGGCAACCGGCTTATTTTTCCTTTACTCCGCCCTGAATGGCGTCACACTGGCCAGCATTTTCATGGTGTATAGCCTTGGCTCGATTGGCGGGGTGTTTTTAGTCACTGCGGGCACATTCGGCGCCATGAGCCTTTATGGCCTTACCACAAAACGCGATTTGACAAAAATCGGCAGCTTGGCATTCATGGCGCTCATCGGCATTATCATTGCTGGTGTCGTGAATATGTTTTTGCACAGCTCGGTCTTAAGCCTTATCGTTAGCCTTATTGGCCTTGTTGTATTTATTGGCCTTACCGCATACGACACGCAGAAAATCAAGGAAATGGCTGCCATGACCAACGACGGGGAATCAGAAGGCAAAGTCGCCGTTTTAGGTGCACTTTCGCTTTACCTTGATTTTATCAACTTGTTTTTAATTTTGCTTCGCTTATTTGGTGGTGGCAAAGACGAGTAA
- a CDS encoding ACT domain-containing protein, translating to MVSESQLRKIIDLTIEELGENATKENIQAVVASVLEAYEQPDAERLSGTPLLPQKALITVLGPKKPNALTALTPVFSKHNCDIIDISQKTLQAHFSLVFIVDISKLNTPFSVLQHELQKEVQALGLQLLAAQE from the coding sequence ATGGTTTCAGAGTCGCAACTTCGGAAAATTATAGACCTTACGATTGAAGAGTTAGGCGAAAATGCCACCAAAGAAAATATCCAAGCTGTTGTGGCATCGGTTTTGGAAGCGTATGAACAACCGGACGCAGAGCGCCTTTCAGGAACGCCCTTGCTTCCTCAAAAAGCCTTGATAACAGTTTTGGGACCCAAAAAGCCTAACGCCCTTACCGCGCTTACTCCCGTTTTTTCCAAGCACAATTGCGACATCATTGACATTTCACAAAAAACGCTTCAGGCACACTTCTCACTCGTGTTCATCGTGGATATTTCCAAGCTAAACACGCCGTTTTCCGTTTTGCAACACGAACTTCAAAAAGAAGTGCAAGCACTCGGTTTGCAGCTTTTGGCCGCGCAAGAATGA
- a CDS encoding acyl-CoA thioesterase translates to MKKVETRFKVRSYELDSFGHVNHAVYVQYLEFARSEMFRSIGFSMQDAFRKGIYPVVANLTVNYRKELLLHDEVLLTCFISKIGRSSFTIREEGYKLTNGQMKAFDAEVVMAFVDKTSSVSVMIPTEVRNQFQQLLFS, encoded by the coding sequence ATGAAAAAAGTTGAGACCCGTTTTAAAGTTAGAAGTTACGAACTGGACTCATTTGGACATGTCAATCATGCCGTTTATGTGCAATATTTGGAGTTTGCCCGCAGTGAAATGTTTCGCTCAATTGGATTTTCCATGCAAGACGCGTTTCGCAAGGGAATTTATCCGGTTGTGGCCAACTTAACTGTGAATTATCGTAAAGAGCTGCTGCTTCACGACGAAGTCTTGCTCACGTGCTTCATATCCAAAATTGGGCGCTCGTCTTTCACCATTCGCGAAGAGGGCTACAAACTGACAAACGGCCAAATGAAAGCCTTTGACGCAGAAGTTGTCATGGCATTTGTGGATAAAACTTCCTCCGTTTCTGTGATGATTCCAACGGAGGTGCGAAATCAATTTCAACAATTACTTTTTTCTTAA
- the aroQ gene encoding type II 3-dehydroquinate dehydratase has protein sequence MIEQNHILVLNGPNLSRLGKREPGVYGSRTLMDINSSLAAVFPKIGFQFVQSEYEGKLIEALFQAEDQPEMKGTVLNAGALTHYSIALRDAIKAISKPVVEVHLSNIYAREEFRRKSVISEVCLGVISGFGEEGYHFAVEALLSNLSE, from the coding sequence ATGATCGAGCAAAATCATATTCTTGTTTTAAACGGCCCCAATCTTTCGCGTTTGGGAAAAAGAGAGCCCGGCGTTTATGGAAGTCGAACGTTGATGGACATCAATTCAAGTTTAGCCGCGGTATTTCCCAAAATTGGCTTTCAATTTGTTCAGTCGGAGTATGAAGGCAAATTGATTGAAGCGCTGTTTCAAGCCGAAGATCAGCCAGAAATGAAAGGCACGGTGCTCAACGCTGGCGCTCTGACGCATTACTCGATCGCACTCAGAGATGCAATTAAAGCCATTAGTAAACCTGTTGTCGAGGTGCACTTGTCTAACATTTATGCACGAGAGGAATTTCGTCGCAAGTCGGTCATTTCCGAAGTTTGCCTTGGCGTTATTAGTGGTTTTGGCGAGGAAGGCTATCACTTCGCAGTGGAAGCGCTTTTAAGCAATCTTTCGGAGTAA
- a CDS encoding YqgE/AlgH family protein — MLDDYASPKRGILLIAGAQLIDPNFKRSVVLLCEHNEEGTFGLILNKPLDINISEAIEDIEDWDIALHAGGPVQPNTVHVLHRLGDEIEDAIEVVDGVYWGGNYETIRSMINTRHASPDDFRFFLGYSGWGPGQLQQEIDQDSWYQAKATANVVFNPVYDRMWARALRAKGGDYAIIANTPEDPRMN, encoded by the coding sequence ATGCTTGATGATTATGCTTCGCCAAAGCGAGGAATTCTTCTTATAGCCGGCGCGCAGTTAATAGACCCAAATTTTAAGCGTTCCGTTGTGCTTCTTTGCGAACATAATGAAGAAGGCACTTTTGGCTTAATTCTCAATAAGCCGCTCGATATTAACATCAGTGAAGCCATTGAGGACATTGAAGATTGGGATATTGCCTTACATGCAGGCGGCCCAGTTCAACCAAATACGGTTCATGTGTTGCATCGTCTTGGCGACGAAATCGAAGATGCAATTGAGGTTGTGGATGGCGTGTATTGGGGCGGAAATTACGAAACCATTCGTTCAATGATTAATACGCGGCACGCGTCGCCCGATGATTTTCGTTTTTTCCTTGGCTATTCAGGTTGGGGGCCTGGTCAGCTTCAGCAGGAAATAGATCAAGACTCCTGGTATCAGGCCAAAGCCACCGCCAATGTTGTTTTTAATCCGGTGTATGATAGAATGTGGGCTCGAGCGCTTCGTGCCAAAGGTGGTGATTATGCCATTATTGCCAATACGCCAGAAGATCCACGGATGAACTAA
- a CDS encoding metallophosphoesterase family protein has translation MKILHTADIHIGYTTHGKLDQQAGLNTRLLDFQKSFDFLVQTALDEKIDALLFCGDAYRDATPSPTEQQIFARCLKPILEANIPVVMVVGNHDHPFAHGRANALQIFQELAAQVVVIDKLEVQLVETKSGLLRIVGLPWPVRTNLFAKEAYAAFSPEELKSKIHEFYLEFILEQADALREQPDEIPSILAGHLHIDTAMMSKSERITLLAKDPMFSVGALAHKEFDYIALGHIHKFQDLNPGNQPPVVYSGSIERISFNECDEEKGFVMVTIDDAKRVSYARVLTPARPFVSFDIDVTLKSPEPMAFILAEIAKKNIADAIVRVRILCSIDQKSEIDISTIKEALQEAFLVSEVSVEVNEKPKRLRNPDLSKTMTAAEALEIYVEQNAQFKPIKEKVLKIAAELESGLFG, from the coding sequence ATGAAAATTCTCCATACCGCAGATATTCACATTGGCTACACAACGCACGGTAAGCTTGATCAGCAAGCCGGGTTGAACACGCGGCTGCTCGATTTTCAAAAAAGCTTCGACTTTTTAGTTCAAACAGCGCTCGATGAAAAAATAGACGCACTGCTTTTTTGCGGCGATGCTTATCGTGATGCCACGCCAAGCCCTACCGAACAGCAAATTTTTGCGCGTTGCTTAAAGCCGATTCTCGAGGCGAATATTCCCGTTGTGATGGTTGTTGGCAATCACGATCATCCATTTGCGCACGGACGAGCCAATGCCTTGCAAATTTTTCAGGAACTGGCTGCGCAAGTCGTTGTGATAGATAAGTTGGAAGTTCAGCTCGTGGAAACGAAGTCGGGCTTGTTGCGAATTGTGGGGCTGCCGTGGCCGGTAAGAACCAATTTGTTTGCCAAAGAGGCGTATGCGGCATTTTCTCCCGAAGAATTGAAGAGCAAAATTCATGAGTTTTACCTTGAATTCATTCTTGAGCAAGCCGATGCGCTTCGCGAGCAGCCGGACGAAATTCCCAGCATTCTTGCCGGGCATTTGCACATCGACACGGCCATGATGTCCAAGTCGGAGAGAATCACTTTGCTTGCCAAAGACCCAATGTTTTCCGTTGGCGCGCTGGCGCATAAAGAGTTTGATTATATCGCACTTGGCCATATTCATAAATTTCAGGACTTGAATCCAGGCAATCAGCCGCCGGTTGTTTATTCAGGTAGCATTGAGCGCATCAGCTTCAACGAATGTGATGAGGAAAAAGGCTTTGTGATGGTCACAATTGATGATGCCAAGCGTGTTTCTTATGCGCGCGTGCTAACTCCAGCCAGGCCGTTTGTCAGTTTCGATATAGATGTGACGCTCAAGTCTCCTGAGCCGATGGCTTTTATTTTGGCTGAGATCGCCAAAAAAAACATCGCAGATGCAATTGTGCGAGTTAGGATTCTTTGCTCGATCGATCAAAAATCGGAGATCGATATTTCTACAATAAAAGAGGCGTTGCAAGAAGCGTTTCTGGTTTCCGAAGTAAGCGTTGAGGTGAATGAAAAGCCAAAACGCTTAAGAAATCCCGACTTGAGCAAAACCATGACGGCGGCTGAAGCGCTTGAGATTTACGTTGAACAAAACGCTCAATTTAAGCCGATCAAAGAAAAAGTTCTGAAAATTGCTGCCGAACTTGAATCTGGACTTTTTGGATAA